DNA sequence from the Liolophura sinensis isolate JHLJ2023 chromosome 1, CUHK_Ljap_v2, whole genome shotgun sequence genome:
GATTGGCTGGTACTTTGCATCTGTCTGTAGATCCTGATATCGTCTGTCTTCCTTTTCCAGCTCTGCTGTTCGTGACCCAGTGATTGCTGAGCCTGCAGTCAACATGGTGCCATTAGATCAAAATGTGCGTTTTTTGGTGCTTATGTCTGATGGACTGTACCATGCCTTAGAGGCAGCCACAGGCACTGACCGGGTCAATGCTGAGATTGTGACCATGATTCTTACAGAGTTTGCCATGCAGTCCACCCTGAATGGTGTAGCCCAGGCGGTGGTAGACAAGGTGGTAAGAAAACATCACGATACTTTCATGACTGCGGTAGGAGAACAGCAGCAGAGGTGTCAGACCAGGGGTGACATCACCTTGTTGGTCAGGAACTTCAACCAACCCTTACCCAACTCCATCAGCAGCCCAACTGGTGGTGGCAAGTTCTATCCAGTGTCTGTACCTTACTACCAGCCCAGGTTTAATAATGTACCTTCTGTGAGAATGCCTGCCAGCGGCACCACCCCGTTACATGTCAACATACCTGACAGCCCAGTGTCAGGCACCCCGACCCCCCAGACTCCACAAGGACCTCAGCTGCTCAAAGCCAACTCCACCCAACAAACCAATGATAGTGGGAGCTCACAGGCCACCGGTCATTCTCTGAATGCCACACAAACTAACACAAACGCTAGTACAAACTCCACACAGAGCAGTGGAGAGTCTCGACTGTTTGCTCATCGCCAGTCCATGAAGAACAAGTTGGAGCTGGACTCTGAGGGCAAAGTGGAGGCGTATGTGGACTTCTCTGATTTTTACAAGGCCATGGAGCAGCTGACGGAGGGGGATAGGGATGCATTAGACAAGGAGATGCAGCCACAGTCATCATATGAGCCTATCTCAGAAGAGGTGGAGTCCCCATCTACTGATCACGAGACTGCTGAACCCCCACTGTCTGTAGCTTCGTGATGAAGTGATTCACAACGCACACTTGTTTAGCAGGAAAGTAATAATGGCTCTTGGTACCGTGACTGAAGTTTGCAGtacgaaatatatatatagcaagcTTAAGGCGGTAGTTCAAAATGTGGTTTTTGGGCATAACCCGAATTACTCTCTAAAAGGGCCTTATTCTAAAGTGCCTATTAAGATATTGATAgagggtttttgtttttttttctttccatgtTTTTTCCCGGCCGACCCACCCTGTTTTTTTGTGATAGGGTTGATTTATGGCCTAGaaagaatttttaaaagatGACCTAAGCAaagcatatgtatttataaattgatGGACTGGCCATGCATAAACACTAAGGATTTGACGCTTCAAAATTGCTAGCATTTAATTGTCCTGGTTCCACTTTCACAAGACTTCAAATATCAGTTGTCAACTTGTGTGAGGCTTTTGTTGAAAATCACgtcgccttatggcactataacgcAGATAACGGTATTAACAAAAAAGTTACGAGGATtttgatttatgaagttttgtgaaagtgggttTAGGTGGCAATTCTTTAATATGCCCAAACATTCACGATTTGTTGATGTTTTAGGATTGTCAAATGTCTCTGGAAATCGAGAGTTTTAGCCAGCTGAATTGGATCCAACATTTTGCCAGATCATCTGAATAAATAGATCGCTTTGTCCTGTCATATTATAACTAGTGCTTTGTCCGTGCTTATAATTTACTACAGAATGTGACTTGGATCGGTCGGGGAGTTCTGTAGGATGAATATTTGTTACCATGTTTAACAGTGTTGATGGAGCAGATGTATGTATCTTTAATTTAAGTTTAAATAAAGGTTGAAAAGGATGAAGTGACCGTCCGTTTTAGCTCAGTGTAGCTGAGATGGCAACCCCCCAAGGTCCACGATGAGCAGCGTGTTCTCCTCCTTGCTTATGGTGTAAGGATACTCAAACACGTAGTTATTGGTCGATTTAAAAccttgtttaaaatatttttttccaattttcccTTTGATGACGTACAGAGATGCTGtacatgcaatttttttttctcaaggaGAGATCTTTACTACCACTTTGTGACAAGACGATTGTCCATGTTATGCCGAAAGAAGTTTGTGCGCATTACAGATGGCATTCTGCCTCACAGCTAGGACCCAAATGGTCTTAGGTTGTTCAAGGATTCTGTGGTATATGTAGCAGACTAGTTCTGAAAGTGGTGTATAGTGAGGGAAGGGAACAGAAAGTGCTGTGAAGGAGCGTAACTTGTATAATTTGACGAACCACGATCGAATAGCACATTGCCTAAGCTAAACAACAGAAGCTACTcaattttatacacatgtacaccaagCTCTGTCAAATATCGTTACTCCGTCATTTTCTACTGTATTAAATATTGCTTCATATCTCCATTTGTTATAGTCTTCTGTATTATTGATGTTGAGGTATCCCGCATTTGATGTCCCAGCAATATTTCGAACTGGTTCAAATGGACCTTTAGGATTACATACACTAATTGGATGTGAATTTGGAGAGGCTTCACTAAACTAGTGAGAAATAATGCAACACAGAACACTTTGGACAACATAATCCTGTATTCCTAACTTTTGGAGAATACTTTTTCGCGGTTGCCACTTTACCTGATGATGTAGGATAGAATATTCTTCGCAAGCTAGTGATATAGGATCATGTGGTACAAAGTGGTTTTGTCGCATTATTCCATTGACATTGACTTTTTTGTTACTATCTATTAGAGGATCATTTAACAGCTACTTACAGCGCTCTGTAAGCGTTATCCATAATACCTTTAATGTACAGTTTCAAATTAAACTTCTCCTGACTGCTTTCTGGTAAATTTTGTCTTGAACATGCAGTCTCTTGAAATAGCTACCTTAACAGCTATTTTCATGGGTATGTATTTGGTTGGCTCTTTAAGTTTTAATTAAGCTATAAGCATTATTTCGATCATCTCACGATCATGTCTCCGTTCTTCCTTGTCTCACAGTCAATATAAagaggtgcgggttcaaacccggccttggacagggaatgtgtttATTCCCTCGCGTTCACTATTATTGGGGGTTTTGGTGGCAGTAATCGGTTAACGACGCCCGTGTGGTCGTTTGTTTGGTCTAACATTCGATGAAGACCACCAATAAGGTGTACATGTCTGTACGTGACACGTGGTAAAGTTCGtcaataatttgtcaaaggtcagtaGTTTACCACATGCATTCCcttttcctccacccgtaaaatTTCCCGCCATCGCACAAGAGAAAACTGAGTATGTTGTTCAACAACATTCGCACGAATAAATCAAAGCCTCCATTAACCTGCTGAAGACCACAACAAGCGTGATGCCCCAGCCAATCACAGTACACAGAGATCAAACTGTTTTAGGCATGAACTTTACCATTCTATGTAAGATCAGGTAGTATGAACACCAGACTGGTTATACTTCTAGAGGTTTCAGTTTCGCCGACGACAAGAGTGAGTCCTCGTGTTTTTGAAATGAACCACCGAATGACCAAATCGCACTCTGGTGCGGGAGCCAGTATAGCTCGTGTGATGAACGTGAACAGTATCAAAGTAAACGAATAAATaatcatattttacatatttagcTTTAATAATAATGTCGAGAAGTATAACGCTAAAGGTTCAGGAATGCCGTCCTAAAGATTTTAGTTTCTCATAAAACATTCTAACCCGTAACAGCATAGGTAGACATACATTAGATGTATACAACACCAGCGTGCCAATGTGCAGGAaaatctgcatacatgtagatgtagtccTATATACAATAAATTAATTTCTCTATGACGATCTTGAACAAATATGCACAGTAAACAAAAGCAGACAAGTAAATATAACGTGTAATACTGATTTCGCTATTTCACTTTGTGAAAAGCGAATAGCCCGTATTCCCCGCAACTGTCGATTCTTATTCCGAGGTACATAGCTTTTGAGAAGTGAGTATGTGTGTCAGCTATTACACACGGTCTTAGTGTTATATCCGTCGTTCCAACGATGACCAATCGTATTTGAATGAGTATATTAGTTTCTCATCACACAGAACTGCTGCGTGGCTGTAGTCTACGTCGGAAGTTATTTTGATACGGGCACATCCCGGGTCAGTAAGGATAACACAGTGCTCAGCTGTTGCTGCATTTCGTTCAGTCGGCGGTTTATCGCATCATCATTCTGCTCTTCCGATGGCTTTGGTCTGAAACATAAGGGTGACAGTGAAGCtatatgaacaaataaataggGAATGTCGTGTCATAGGACCATTTGTCATCATCCTAAACAACTTACCTGCCAAAGGGAATGGTTTCTTCGTGAACCAGAGCGCCTGCCAACCCCTGTTCCTGAACCTTAATCTGTTCCTTGATGTTTTCCAGCTCGGCCATTACACGGTCCAGTCTGCAAACGGACAGAACAATGGGATTAAactgaaataatttaattaaatcgCTGAAGTATCACGAAGTAAGTAATGAGGTAGTATAGAGAATATAACAGCGTCCATATCAAAAACGCGTGGGCTCTCTAGTTGTCGTGTGAGAAGAGGACATAGCCAACATTAACAACATCAAAGAACTCTGAATTGAATATAACAGCGACATGATGTGCACACACGTTCATCGTGTTTTGAGCGAcaacacatgtacttatatgggtatatatttttttatttcttacttatatgtatttgaaaattaCTAAACTGTTCACAAAATAACCGAATGACTTGACTGAAACTTGCTGACACTTGCGTTATTTTTTAGTTGTCATGGTGTGGTTAGTGTTAGCCTGTACGCCCGACCATGTAAATATTGCTAGTGTGCATTACCCGGTCCCTCTAATATTTCTTTTGCCCTGTACCTGTTGTGCACGAGTCTTCAAGAATCATAAAATTCTAAATTAATTTGACCATATGAAACGGCACATGGAAGTCTGATTCTGTGTAAGTCTCGAGTACGACTTCATTGCTGAAGCAGAGACTGACCTGTCGGAGGTACTTGTGACCTTGCTGTCTAGCCCTTCCCTCTGCTCTATGAGAGCTCGGGTCAGGATCTTCTCTGTGGACGAGCGTTCCATAGCCACATACCGCTGGTAAGCATCACGAGTCAACAGGTgaccttttgaaaaaaaatcgtGTCTGAATTCATCATATCTGTCTGGCAGCACTATAATATCCGGCCTGAATGGCCGACTAATGGATACCATCAACCGTTTTATACCTAGAGGTCTATGGTTAATGCAGAGGTTAGAAATTGCAATCTGCAATCTTTTCAGTCTTACTTTTAATGTTTACTTATCTGTCTGAACCAAGTGACTATCGGAGAAAGAAAAGATTCAAGCATATACAAACACAATACCGTACTTCACCTAATgattggtatgtaaaaatgcactttcagatgCATATTAAACCGTGAAATGATTCTTTTGACGCCAGCATGTAAGTTTTTATGAAAAGAAGTTACTCATACTCTACCAAAAACTCTTAAGTTTCCGTATATGGTAGATGAATAAATCCGAACCAAGCCAAATGCTTGAATAGTGCTAAACTTTAGGGGAAACACAGTATCCTGGAAAGAGCATCgttacaaaacatacatgtaaacagagaaTAAGttttgttatgtacatgtattgccatTATAAACGGGGAATGACCTATTCAGAAGATAAATATGATACACACTAGATACAGAAAACTGATAAACCAATGAAGAAAAGCACCGTAATCGGAAAATAAAAGACATGCTTACAGAATGCGGTTGACTGACGAAGTCCCCCATAACAGCAATACCGGAACACACGGTATACATATACCAGTAAGGACAACGGAGGGACGAAGGCTGGACGGTCATAATATTCAAAGATAATGGAGAACCTGTAGTAACTCCATACCTTCTCAGAGTTCTTCTGTACCCGTCCAAATGTGTAGCTGGTGAGAAAAACAGAGATATAGGAATACGAAGCCTGTACagatatcttatttatttattttattggtgttttacaccgtactcaactttatacgacggcggccagcattatggtgggtggaaaccaggcagagcccggggaaaacccacgaccaaccgcaggttgcttcaAGATCTTCCCACTGAACAGATATCTGAGATGTTTTTATAAATTCGTGTCGTAATAGTGTCAAGTACCTATGTGTCCTAAGATGTTAGAAGTTCCTCACCTGAACATTGCAATCAGCAAGTTGACGAGCAGGATGTGAGTAAGGAGAACGTATATTGCCGTCAACACAGGCACCAGCCAGGTCTGCTCTGGACACTTCTCGCTCGTGATTAAAGTGGAATTTGAATAGCAATCGTCACTGTCTAATTTTCCTACATGACACAAGAGAGAAGAAACATTTATagaattcaaatttttcatCTATATACTGAAAATTTCTTGCTTGAATGTTTGAATGGACCACAGCATTCTTCAGAATTTAAACTCATTTATTATGGCTCACAACAGTTTACAATTAATATATGGAAAATTTAGGAATATCATACCAGTAAGTGAAAGCTTTGTCAGACAAAAAGGGTTAGTCTGTTAACTTTTGCCTAATATCTGCATACAGCTATTTACGGTATTTCGACCATCAAGAAATGAGCCAATAAACGTTCCTACAACAATGTTTAGTCGCCAAGCTAATTTGACCAAACAAATGAACTTTTGATAAAGAATATTACTATAGCAATTAATATCCACGTCTGACCATTGGTACCTTCTATGACATCCAGATTGTAGATCCCGTATGTCTGCCAATAAGGGATGTATATaacattcttcagtatgttCCAGGATAACTCGGTATTGGGGTATAGATTGGCGTGATAGGCTGTCCCAAAGCTGACCACAAACACAAACAGGATCAGTAAGAAGAATACCAGATCTGTCAGctgagaagaaaacatgaaatatatacatgcaaaagtGTATATCGATAAAGTGTGGAACTTAAAATTATGACTCTATTCCCCAAATTCCAAAACTGATGTGATCACATAAAAGCTTTCTTGCTTGTGAGAATTTGGATTCACTATGGTTCCAGTTTTGGTACCATAAAGATTCTCGTCCACCACAACATCCTGCTGCTTCAAGGAAGGATAAGTAAAGCTTATATTTGCACTACAGTTTTATACAGAATAATGGTGGTTTGCTTTGACTGTTGCTCCATTCTAGCTCAAATGAGAATGGTATACTTCAACGACTTGCACAAAAGTGGTATGGAGAAAAAGTTGGAGTTGGAAGTTGGATTTTTAATTGAACTTTAAATGAGACTGCATGTGTTACTTAAACGGCAATTTCACGTAGGCATGATCTGTAAACATAACATAATatcttttttgtacatgttctgtTAATAATAAACATTGCACGGTCAACAAGGTAACCACAGCATTTCTACTTAACGCTCCGTGCAGGCTCTTACCATGAGTTTGATCATGATCACTTTGGGGCCGATGTTTTTCTCAGCATGGAATGTTTGCATAAATCGCAGGTAAAACATGGTGAGAGTGATAGAGTAAAGCATCCTGGCCCAGACAAAGTCCTTCTCTGACAGAGTACACCGAAGGATGATAGAGACGATCAACAACAGGTACATCGACATATCATAGCGGTTCCAGAAACTCCGACCCCAGCTTATTACCTTGTACTTTACCACTTTCGGTGTGCGGACAAAAATCTGAGAAACAGAAGACAAGTATATTTTATCAAAAACACTGGCGCAGCAATTAAATGATACGATGGCTTCCGAGAAAGGTCAATGtttcaaagtttaaaaaggACTAGCCCACAGATATATTGGGAATCTCTAGTGTTAAGTACAGAATTTTACCATTAAGCTGAATTTTTGGAATGTGAATGCATACATCCACATCCTCATATGGCCTTGCCAAACATTCTAACGCATGTTGTTAGTCTCCTAGCGACTCCCATAGAGGACTACAGCCTCACCCTGTGTTTGTGTATCTCTCAATGCGCATAGAAATGATTTCCGGATTTACTTCATATCAATTCATCGTATTGCgttgaaacttggtacatggtACAGCTATTACGAATTACACGAGCTCGAGTTTCGGAATGTTTCGTTCATTTCCAACAAAATTATGACCGTTTTTCCCTGTTTTGAACTTGGACAGAATTTAAAAACTCTGAAGTTCAACTATAGTATGTTGTTTCAAACCATTCGCTATTCTGAATTGTTTCACCTGGACTATACAGTTACAGGTCATCTTCGAGTTTTGAACCGAGTTGAGGACTTCAGTAGGTATGCATGTAGTTATTATTCTGAGGGCTCAAACCACTGTAGGGTACATGTGTTGCCAAAGCACTGCTGCTGAATGCTTGTTTTTACTGGTGTCTTTTATACACTAGTAGAATGCCCATTTTCTTCTGCTGACAATGCATATATCTTCGCTTGGGCTTTTTACGGCTGTTCTCTAACGTCCAGGCATTTTGATTGTTCAAGGCATATTTGTAGCCTTATTCATTGTGGTTCTAATTCACATGACTTGTCCTCACCTGTCTGAACTCCTCCATGATCATAGTGGCCACCCATCCCCAGGTTACCCACTCTGCCACAGACACCGAGCTGATGGTAACCATGGGATTCAAGTCGGTTAAGAGGAAGTAGGTGAACAGGCACAAGAATATGAGGTAAGCTATCTGTAACAGTTTGACCTCATTATAGTCTTTCGCAATATCAAGTTATATCTCATTTATGACAAATAGAATGAAAGTCAAATGTTATTTACGTTGTCTCAGGAATTATGACTAGAACTTGTTGTTCCGCTTATATAACAGTTCTACTAAAATGCGAATTTTCCCACACAAAGATTCTAAGACAAGCTTGAatgttgaaacaaataaataaggaatatttgtgtatataatatataatataatatgtgCTTGTCGCATTCAAGAACATTGTTATGTCGCGTTCTTGgtatatacgtgtacaatgTATCTATTCGAAAATACTGTCATATATTCTATACGGATCGAGTGAATTTTATAACTCATTTTCCACATGTAGCCTATACAGGTTCGTGCAAAAATTTAACAGACACGTAATGACTGATATAAATCACTCACCATGTTACAGTAAAATTTGGTCACGGGCGCTGTGTAGAAATAAAACATGGCTCTACAGAAGTCTATGTTTAAGCCCGACCGTAGATCATCTCTGCAGCACATCACCTGAAAAAAATAGTTCTTTCCTCGGCGATTCCTTTGCTGTTCCGTCCTAGACTGAGTAAACTGAACCCCTGACCCGTTGTCAGGCATGACGCGGTTAAGTGCCGTAGGATTAGAATCGGTGTGCTCTTCACTGTCGTTATCATGAACTGCTCTAGATGTCTCGTTGTCTGCAAACTTCACCAAAGGAACCAAAATTGGGCAAACTATTGTAAGTATGACCTGAAACATATAGATGAAGTACCATAAACTTACACCGCAATTGTTTCTACACAAGTATGATTTGTAATTTTCAAGAAATTGTTTCTCAACAGAATGAAGTTCATCATAACTACATAGTTCCCAGTTATTCTGAAAATCCTTCCTCCTTTACTTGGAAATGTCCACAACCAAAAACAAACCCTTTGATTCAAATGTCCAGCGGCCTAATTCAATATCATCGTGAAATCATTATAGCTGAATTAGTACCTTCCAGAATGGTGTGTGTTGAGCTATGCAGCCGTTCCAGATCAGGTTGAGCTTTGTCTGGCAGCAGGCGTGGTCCATGAAGTCCATTAACCCTCCGTTTTGAGCTAGCGCAAATAGAGTCGTGTCTCCCCATGTCTTCAGCTCCCGTACTAACAGAGTATGTGCCATACGCTTGTTTTTGTTGTAACATTCAGACAGAACAGTGACGGCCACATCTCCATAATAACTGTAttgaataaaaacatatatgtttgtgaATTTTTTCAGCTCGTGCCTAAAGGGGGGAAATGTGTTAGCTGGAAGTTTGACAAAAGTAAGAAAACAAGAGAGAACTGTACAATTCAGTGTTCTTTCCGAAACTCCTAATATTGTCGTAGGATGAAAGTTTATATTTGCATGAAAagctaaaatatacatgtacatgagcactTTACTTTGCGTGTTCGACAAGAGTTTCTGACAGCTCCGCCTCCTCTTCATCAGCAGCCACTACGGAGAGTGACTTCAACAACGTTGACGCCACTATAGCGCCACCTacatgaagaagaaaacaacttattttattttcacatgagGAAATAAAATTACCTAACAACAATATCATAAGTgcggaattttttttatcttaattgTTATAAAGAAGGTTACACTAGCAAACTGATTGCTGAAATGTCAGTGCACAGTACCTATGTGGTCTTTGCCAGTCCTCCAGAAGAATTTGGCCATCTCTCTCCGGTTGAGCAGTAACGCCCAAAGGAATAACTCCCTCTCCGGATGTTCGAACTCTTGCCTACGAATTTGTCGCCTCCCTTTGTTCCAAGGATTACCGGCTATCGGAAGAGAGGAACATATACACTGTTGAACAAACTACATTTCTTTAGAAGACTTgtttggttatatatatattattttctccTTAAATAGTTAATACTTGCAGAAATGTTTAGTACTACACAGCGGAACTCTtacgttttgttttttcttcaaagtATACGTCTTCTTGCCCCCAAGGTTGGCTCGACATAGCCTTAGACAGCAAGAACTGAGGACCTGTGAAAATGTAAAGGAAGTCATTAAAGGGTATCATATGGTTTtgaaacacatacatttgtatCGGAACACAAAACGGATACATGTGACACACCAAAAATATCTCATATTTAGGGTTTTAGGGGGATCGACATATAGCTACCGTGATCTTCAGTTGACGGTGTTCAATATGTCAAGTTAAGTTTGTGTGCACAAGTTAAGTTACAAGAATGCAATTTctggaaatatgaaaaacaacagaataGCTGATAAACGTTTTTCCCTCCCACATGTATCTGACGGCAGACACAAAGTTTGTATGTTGATATTGTCCACACTGTCCGCAAATGATACCTTTGTAAAGATCTGTAAACTGTTCTCCTAATAGGTCTTGTAGTAGGCGACCAATCTTTTTCAACAAATCCTCTGGAGTTTCCCCCTTTTCGCTGGACCCACAGCAGATCATGGGATTTTGCTTCatgtaacaagaaaaaaaaacttatcttaacatatattttttaaaattgcaaACAGTCATGTTACCTCTGGCGAGAGTTTTGGCTAGGCTTTTCCCCACCAGGTGTGAATAATTGGTTTGTATATAGAACTTTATAAGCTTGGACTACTTACAACAAGCGCAGAGAACTTGTCATGAATAATTTAAATGACAGGATTTAAAAAGTTCATGCTTCACGAGTAGTTAGctaaggtgtacatgtatgtttgtgagcAGATTAATCACCTGATATACGGATACAAGGCTCTTCAGCAACTCAGCACAATTGTCTGGTGGCTCATTGATTACCTGCAAACAACACAGGCTTACATGGTAAATGTTACTAGACTATAAGAAGTCTTTCCCCTTGCAACAAAATTCGGTATAATTCAGTTCTAAAAAACAATACACCACTATCTACAATAATCACAGACATGATTTTCCTGAAAGTCTGCTGACACAACTTTTAGAAattgattatgacttaacgccaATTCGGCAGTATTACTGCCATATCATGTTGACTTTCACAAATTAAACTGTAATGTGATAATTCATAGTATACCAAAATAGAAGACATCGTTGCTGTCAGATAATTATAACAGTAGGTTTTAAGAAtctggagcatttttttttagaatatataCCTTTGAGTTTATATGCAAAGGTTATAttctttcatttgatatatttCCAGAGCTGATATTAAGTTTTACTGTCTTACACTTGCATACAGGTTCCAGAGCGTCGATACTGTGAGACGTTTGAGGTCCACTCCACTATCAATAAAGAGCTGGATAAACTCCACACGGTCCTGGACAAGTGCCGTAAACATGGCGTCGTACAAATTTACGCTCTGTAAAACGAATGAAAAAAATGAGGAACTGGGAATATTACAACCGAATGAATGCTAAATCTTCTGAAACAGCAATTTCTTTTTATCCCACATGACCTCTTCTAAACATTGGGGTTTTAGAACGGTTGCCTTGGAAAGTTCTCACCTTTTTCTCGCTATAAATTATGGAATGTATTTGCTTCTGATTAGAAACATTTCTTCATgtcaaaacagttttcagtccaggcatatgcatatatttgttgtcttttttctcattttacctgccagtgttttctgttttcataaGTAAATATTTGTTCTCTGGCGACGTCACATCTGTTCCAGGCCAGTGATAATGCTAGTTGGGTTTCTGGACGGGTCTTGTTTGCTAAAACAGGAAGTGACGAAATTTTAGTTTGCACAGAATATTCAAATGTGGAATTACAATGTGGCTTTGTATAAATACAGTTTCCGATACCAAATGCAAGTCGGTGAGGTGGAGGTGGGGGAGTGGGGTTAGATCGTGgttgatataggcctacttgtttTTCATGCAATGGTTCAATTACAACGTGGGACAAAGATCATCGAGA
Encoded proteins:
- the LOC135472608 gene encoding transient receptor potential cation channel subfamily M member 2-like; this encodes MTDREVEEHVSKWVFGLSGPGEPVPMDNEAENQSPKRKKREKPVPKEPGQMLPKARPVSDTIVMAYNDDKSPKSPVVNKGESSVSRTRVTATEFDLRDFQTTPIIDQGLDTYDGPKKSAVGRQKRPSFLKSSWGKEVLADYVTTNIYQSECSYYIKNPLSKSASCKCGRTFEWHRIRGRVFHEDNDNERWDPRSHTERTPCDSFGEICFQGFGNETNNSPYLRLDSGTDLDKVWTVLTECWCLPYPTLIISVTGCSGNLNLKPRLKTVFKQGLVNAVASTGAWLLTGGTHTGVIQLVGQAVHEYRMTATSSEQEDIVALGITAWGSVANKQALEGDGDKGLFPANYSIDALTDSKRTAPLDHNHTHFLLVDDGTEKHQGREGEFRACLEGYVSGRVETGIAAEHSVNVPAVLLVVGGEQDTLKAVLESIRRRTPVVVIQGTGKAADILAGAYKLSRNPMNEDTSAFPAGFLATCMRRIQSEFHWPDDGMAVYRDAKECMKVLMEILRYRPMVNVFELDDAAVTNVDKCILYALLKANKTRPETQLALSLAWNRCDVAREQIFTYENRKHWQSVNLYDAMFTALVQDRVEFIQLFIDSGVDLKRLTVSTLWNLYASVINEPPDNCAELLKSLVSVYQQNPMICCGSSEKGETPEDLLKKIGRLLQDLLGEQFTDLYKGPQFLLSKAMSSQPWGQEDVYFEEKTKPGNPWNKGRRQIRRQEFEHPERELFLWALLLNRREMAKFFWRTGKDHIGGAIVASTLLKSLSVVAADEEEAELSETLVEHANYYGDVAVTVLSECYNKNKRMAHTLLVRELKTWGDTTLFALAQNGGLMDFMDHACCQTKLNLIWNGCIAQHTPFWKVILTIVCPILVPLVKFADNETSRAVHDNDSEEHTDSNPTALNRVMPDNGSGVQFTQSRTEQQRNRRGKNYFFQVMCCRDDLRSGLNIDFCRAMFYFYTAPVTKFYCNMIAYLIFLCLFTYFLLTDLNPMVTISSVSVAEWVTWGWVATMIMEEFRQIFVRTPKVVKYKVISWGRSFWNRYDMSMYLLLIVSIILRCTLSEKDFVWARMLYSITLTMFYLRFMQTFHAEKNIGPKVIMIKLMLTDLVFFLLILFVFVVSFGTAYHANLYPNTELSWNILKNVIYIPYWQTYGIYNLDVIEGKLDSDDCYSNSTLITSEKCPEQTWLVPVLTAIYVLLTHILLVNLLIAMFSYTFGRVQKNSEKVWSYYRFSIIFEYYDRPAFVPPLSLLVYVYRVFRYCCYGGLRQSTAFCHLLTRDAYQRYVAMERSSTEKILTRALIEQREGLDSKVTSTSDRLDRVMAELENIKEQIKVQEQGLAGALVHEETIPFGRPKPSEEQNDDAINRRLNEMQQQLSTVLSLLTRDVPVSK
- the LOC135461984 gene encoding TGF-beta-activated kinase 1 and MAP3K7-binding protein 1-like; its protein translation is MAGRRHSNESTGTPPRIGLQGQHSLSWTDDLPVCQQSGVGFSTNQIYRLDGNRREDHDFEDRSFHFSDSGTGCYLYGVFDGHDGSKASNFAAQRMPAELLLGQLAGEKTDEEIKEVLHQAFIAVEKGFFESMDDLLAQKTTAQLQLPEGLNAYEACQKYPDIVNKLQTLGNELSGGTTAVVALIYRNKLYVANVGDSRALLCKTDEQGILRVSQLSTDHTIASEEEQIRLAQLGLDVEKLTQLRKIGNSDNTRCIGDYHVKGGYKDMEILCSAVRDPVIAEPAVNMVPLDQNVRFLVLMSDGLYHALEAATGTDRVNAEIVTMILTEFAMQSTLNGVAQAVVDKVVRKHHDTFMTAVGEQQQRCQTRGDITLLVRNFNQPLPNSISSPTGGGKFYPVSVPYYQPRFNNVPSVRMPASGTTPLHVNIPDSPVSGTPTPQTPQGPQLLKANSTQQTNDSGSSQATGHSLNATQTNTNASTNSTQSSGESRLFAHRQSMKNKLELDSEGKVEAYVDFSDFYKAMEQLTEGDRDALDKEMQPQSSYEPISEEVESPSTDHETAEPPLSVAS